GCATATATTAAAGGTGAAGTTCCTATCTCATCCAAAATATCTACACTTAAACCACATTTTAAAAGTATCTCTAAAGATTTTATATCATCTAAACAAACAGCAAAATTGATTGCATTTAGAGAAAAATTTACTCTAGTACTAACTCTTAAATCAAAAAGTATTTTTATATACTCATATTTTTTATTTAATATTGCAAAATATAAAATATTTCTACCTTTGCAATCTCTATGATTTATATCCAAGATATTTAAACTAAATAATCTAATCAAAGTTTCCCACTCATTTTTTTTGATTAAATTATCAAAAATATCACTAGAACTACTTAAATTTAGCCTTTGTCCTAAAAGAGTATTGTTACACAAAATATTTCCTTTTTTAAAATGATAATGAATATCATAATATATAAAACTTTAAAGTTTATTTAAAAAAGGATAATTATCCTACAAACTCAACAACACAATAAATAAAACAGGTGGTGTGATGATCAAACCAAATTTACTGTATTGTGCAAATGAAATTTTCACACCTTTTTTTGCTAAAACATGGAGCCATAATAGAGTTGCAAGGCTACCAAATGGTGTCATTTTTGGTCCAAGATTACATCCAACAATATTTGCATAAATCATAGCTTGATTTTGTATATCATTTAAAGCTATATCCATAATCATAATTGTTGGCATATTATTCATAATAGCACTTAAAAATGCGGCTATAAAACCTGTTCCTAAAACGGCAATTGTCTCACCTCTAAGAGCCAAATCTTTTAAAATTATTGCTAAATAATCTGTAAGTCCTGCATTTTTAAGCCCATAAACAACAATATAAAGTCCAATACTAAACCACACAACTTGCCAAGGCGATTCTTTTATAATTTTCAGAGGTTCAACAGATTTTGAAATAGTTGCAATAATTAAAAATATAGTTGCTCCACCTAATGCAAAAATTGAAATAGGTAAATTATAAGCATCTCCTAAAAAATAGGCACATAAAAGTAAAGCTAAAAACACCCAAGAAAAATAGAAGAGTTTCATATTTTTTATTACACTTTTTGGCTCTTTTAATAAAGTTATATCAACAGTTTTTGGAATATCTTTTCTCAAAATTAACCATAAAAAAATTGTAGAAGCTATAACACTTACAATAAATGGAATTATCATATCAAAGAAATATTGTGCAAAACCTATACTAAAATAGTTTGCAGTTACTATATTTGTAAGATTTGAAAATACAAAAGGTAGTGATGCACTATCACTTATAAATCCACCTGCTAGTAAAAAAGCAACTATTGTTTTTAGGTTTAGTTGCAATATTCTCATTTTTGCTAATAGTATTGGAGTCAATATAAGTGCTGCTCCATCATTTGCAAAAAGAGCTGAAACGAACGCTCCAAGCAAAATAGAGTAGATAAACATTTTTAATCCACTACCATTTGAAAACTTTGCCATCTTTAAAGCTGCCCACTCAAAAAAACCAATCTCATCTAAAACTAAAGATAAAATAATAATTCCAATAAATGCTAAAGTTGCATCCCAAACTATATTTGTAACATCCAAAACATCACTAAAAGTTACAACTCCAAATATAAGTGCAATAAAAGCTCCAAAAATAGCACTTGTTCCAATTTGAATATTTTTTGGCTGAACAATCACGAAAGTTAAAGTTATAATAAATATTAAACTAGCAATTAGCATATATCACACTCTTTTTTTAAAATTGGAATGTCAAGTTGTAAATAACTTATCTCTTTTAAAATAGATTCTCTAAAAATATCCAAAGGTGTTCTAATGCTATAATAAGCCCATCGACCTTTTCTATCTACTTTTAAAAATCCTGCATCTTTTAAAATTTTAAGATGTCTTGATACCCTTGATTGTATCATTGAAAAAGAGTTTTCAATATCACAAACACAAACTTCACCATGAATATTTATGAAATTTAATATCTTAACTCTAGTTTCATCATTTATAGCACCTATTGTTTGTAAAAAATTATCCACTATTTTCCTTTTAATAAATTAATAATTTCATCAATACTTAATAATTTTCCACTACTTTTAACAATACCATCAACAACCAAAGCTGGAGTACTCATAACACCATAGTTCATAATCTCAACTATATCTTCTACTTTTTTAACTTCGTGAAATCCACCAATTTGAGCAACTGCTTTTTTTACAGCTTCTTCTAAAGCCTTACATTTTGTACAACCTGTTCCTAAAATCTCTATTTTCATTTTTTTATCCTATTTTTGATTTCCAATTAATATAACACTTGCACCTAAAATACAAATACCTGCACCAATTATATCCCAACGATTAAAACTCTCTTTTTCAATAAAAATTAACCACAATAAAGAAGCTACTATATAAATACCACCATAAATTGCATAAACTCTTCCTGCATGTTCTACATTAATTTTTGTCAAAACATAAGCAAAAAGAATTAAAGAAATAACTCCCAAAGCTATCCACCAAGGAGTTTTTTCAGCTCTAAAATATAACCAAAATGCAAAACATCCTAATATTTCAAAAAAAGCTGCAATAAAAAATATTCCTAAATTTCCAATCATTTTATCCTACTAAATAATTTAATAAATATCCAACAATAAGTATAGAAAAACCAACGATACT
Above is a genomic segment from Aliarcobacter cryaerophilus containing:
- a CDS encoding ArsR/SmtB family transcription factor, with amino-acid sequence MDNFLQTIGAINDETRVKILNFINIHGEVCVCDIENSFSMIQSRVSRHLKILKDAGFLKVDRKGRWAYYSIRTPLDIFRESILKEISYLQLDIPILKKECDIC
- a CDS encoding YnfA family protein; this translates as MIGNLGIFFIAAFFEILGCFAFWLYFRAEKTPWWIALGVISLILFAYVLTKINVEHAGRVYAIYGGIYIVASLLWLIFIEKESFNRWDIIGAGICILGASVILIGNQK
- a CDS encoding ankyrin repeat domain-containing protein; the protein is MCNNTLLGQRLNLSSSSDIFDNLIKKNEWETLIRLFSLNILDINHRDCKGRNILYFAILNKKYEYIKILFDLRVSTRVNFSLNAINFAVCLDDIKSLEILLKCGLSVDILDEIGTSPLIYAILYNKKKSAEFLIKSGADLELEDFMGNCAKKMLQN
- a CDS encoding arsenic transporter; the protein is MLIASLIFIITLTFVIVQPKNIQIGTSAIFGAFIALIFGVVTFSDVLDVTNIVWDATLAFIGIIILSLVLDEIGFFEWAALKMAKFSNGSGLKMFIYSILLGAFVSALFANDGAALILTPILLAKMRILQLNLKTIVAFLLAGGFISDSASLPFVFSNLTNIVTANYFSIGFAQYFFDMIIPFIVSVIASTIFLWLILRKDIPKTVDITLLKEPKSVIKNMKLFYFSWVFLALLLCAYFLGDAYNLPISIFALGGATIFLIIATISKSVEPLKIIKESPWQVVWFSIGLYIVVYGLKNAGLTDYLAIILKDLALRGETIAVLGTGFIAAFLSAIMNNMPTIMIMDIALNDIQNQAMIYANIVGCNLGPKMTPFGSLATLLWLHVLAKKGVKISFAQYSKFGLIITPPVLFIVLLSL
- a CDS encoding thioredoxin family protein, producing the protein MKIEILGTGCTKCKALEEAVKKAVAQIGGFHEVKKVEDIVEIMNYGVMSTPALVVDGIVKSSGKLLSIDEIINLLKGK